The following are encoded together in the Streptomyces sp. NBC_00358 genome:
- the iolD gene encoding 3D-(3,5/4)-trihydroxycyclohexane-1,2-dione acylhydrolase (decyclizing) → MTSTTRLTVAQALVRFLAAQYTERDGARRRLIGATWGIFGHGNVAGIGQALVEYADEMPYHQGRNEQAMVHAAVGYARQCGRLSAHAVTTSIGPGATNLVTGAALATINHLPVLLLPGDVFATRPADPVLQQLEVPFAGDVSVNDCLRPVSKYFDRITRPEALIPAALQAMRVLTDPVDTGAVTLALPQDVQAEAYDWPEEFFAERTWAVRRPAADAGELARAVAAVREARRPLIVAGGGVHHSRAEEALAELASATRIPVASTQAGKGSLRWDHPQDVGGVGHTGTANADELARTADLVIGVGTRYTDFTTASGTLFEASGVRFLNLNIAPYDGHKLAGTPLIADARAGLEALTEALLMHKHRAEPAYVTEYTDDKERWEYRVDAAYEAEDIDIRPTQPQVLGVLDELVTEDDILINAAGSLPGDLHKLWRARSRDQYHVEYGYSCMGYEIPAAIGVRMAAPDRPVWALVGDGTYLMMPTEIVTAVQEGVAIKVIILQNHGYASIGGLSESVGGERYGTAYRYRAEDRRYTGAPLPVDLAANAASLGMRVLRAKTVRDLRAALAEAREADTPTCVYVETETADTVSGAPPAQAWWDVPVAETATRSSAVEAREEYDRHVAARRRHL, encoded by the coding sequence ATGACCTCGACGACGAGGCTGACGGTCGCGCAGGCACTGGTGCGGTTCCTGGCCGCGCAGTACACCGAACGGGACGGTGCGCGCCGCCGGCTGATCGGCGCCACCTGGGGCATCTTCGGCCACGGCAACGTCGCCGGTATCGGCCAGGCGCTCGTCGAGTACGCCGACGAGATGCCGTACCACCAGGGACGCAACGAACAGGCCATGGTGCACGCCGCGGTCGGCTACGCGCGTCAGTGCGGCCGGCTGTCGGCGCACGCCGTCACCACCTCCATCGGGCCCGGTGCCACCAACCTCGTCACCGGCGCCGCGCTCGCCACGATCAACCACCTCCCGGTGCTGCTCCTGCCCGGCGACGTCTTCGCGACGCGCCCGGCCGACCCGGTGCTCCAGCAGTTGGAGGTCCCCTTCGCCGGGGACGTGTCGGTCAACGACTGCCTGCGCCCGGTGTCGAAGTACTTCGACCGGATCACCCGCCCCGAGGCGCTGATCCCGGCCGCCCTCCAGGCGATGCGCGTGCTCACCGACCCCGTGGACACCGGCGCCGTCACGCTCGCACTGCCCCAGGACGTGCAGGCGGAGGCGTACGACTGGCCCGAGGAGTTCTTCGCCGAGCGGACCTGGGCCGTGCGGCGCCCGGCGGCCGACGCCGGGGAACTGGCCCGCGCCGTCGCGGCGGTCCGCGAGGCCAGGCGTCCGCTGATCGTCGCGGGCGGCGGCGTCCACCACAGCCGCGCCGAGGAGGCGCTCGCCGAACTCGCCTCCGCCACCCGTATCCCCGTCGCGTCCACCCAGGCGGGCAAGGGCTCGCTGCGCTGGGACCACCCCCAGGACGTCGGCGGCGTCGGCCACACCGGCACGGCGAACGCCGACGAGCTCGCCCGCACCGCCGACCTGGTGATCGGCGTCGGCACCCGCTACACCGACTTCACCACCGCCTCCGGCACCCTGTTCGAGGCGTCGGGTGTCCGCTTCCTCAACCTCAACATCGCTCCGTACGACGGCCACAAGCTCGCCGGGACACCGCTGATCGCCGACGCGCGCGCCGGTCTGGAGGCGCTCACCGAGGCGCTGCTGATGCACAAGCACCGCGCGGAGCCCGCGTACGTCACCGAGTACACGGACGACAAGGAGCGCTGGGAGTACCGCGTCGACGCGGCCTACGAGGCCGAGGACATCGACATCCGGCCCACCCAGCCGCAGGTCCTCGGCGTCCTGGACGAGCTGGTCACCGAGGACGACATCCTGATCAACGCGGCCGGCTCGCTCCCCGGTGACCTGCACAAACTGTGGCGGGCGCGGTCGCGGGACCAGTACCACGTCGAGTACGGCTACTCGTGCATGGGCTACGAGATCCCGGCCGCGATCGGGGTGCGGATGGCGGCCCCGGACCGGCCCGTGTGGGCGCTGGTCGGTGACGGCACCTATCTGATGATGCCGACCGAGATCGTCACCGCCGTCCAGGAGGGCGTCGCGATCAAGGTGATCATCCTCCAGAATCACGGGTACGCATCGATCGGCGGCCTCTCGGAGTCCGTGGGCGGCGAGCGGTACGGCACGGCGTACCGCTACCGCGCCGAGGACCGCAGGTACACGGGGGCGCCGCTGCCGGTTGACCTCGCGGCCAACGCGGCCAGCCTGGGCATGCGGGTCCTACGCGCGAAGACCGTGCGTGACCTGCGGGCGGCCCTGGCCGAGGCGCGCGAGGCGGACACTCCCACTTGTGTCTACGTGGAGACCGAAACGGCAGACACAGTGTCGGGCGCGCCTCCGGCCCAAGCCTGGTGGGATGTACCTGTGGCCGAGACCGCGACCCGATCGTCGGCGGTCGAGGCACGTGAGGAGTACGACCGGCACGTCGCCGCCCGACGCCGCCATCTGTGA
- the mmsA gene encoding CoA-acylating methylmalonate-semialdehyde dehydrogenase has product MTKTVDHWIAGKTVEGASGTYGPVTDPATGAVTTKVAFASVEEVDAAVAAAKDAYATWGQSSLARRSTILFKFRALLDANRDAIAELITAEHGKVHSDALGEVARGLEIVDLACGITVQLKGELSTEVASKVDVASIRQPLGVVAGITPFNFPAMVPMWMFPLAIACGNTFVLKPSEKDPSAAMKLAELLAEAGLPDGVFNVVHGDKVAVDRLLEHPDVKAVSFVGSTPIARYIHTTAAANHKRVQALGGAKNHMLVLPDADLDAAADAAVSAAYGSAGERCMAISAVVAVGSIGDELVAKIRERAEKIKIGPGNDPASEMGPLITAVHRDKVASYVKGAADQGSEVVLDGTGYTVDGYEDGHWIGLSLLDRVPVTADAYKDEIFGPVLCVLRVDTYDEGVALINASPFGNGTAIFTRDGGAARRFQLEIEAGMVGVNVPIPVPVGYHSFGGWKDSLFGDHHIYGNDGTHFYTRGKVVTTRWPDPSEAPSGVDLGFPRNH; this is encoded by the coding sequence ATGACGAAGACCGTCGACCACTGGATCGCCGGCAAGACCGTCGAGGGTGCGTCGGGTACGTACGGGCCGGTCACCGACCCGGCGACCGGCGCCGTGACCACGAAGGTCGCGTTCGCGAGCGTCGAGGAGGTCGACGCCGCGGTCGCCGCCGCGAAGGACGCCTACGCGACCTGGGGTCAGTCCTCGCTGGCCAGGCGGTCCACGATCCTGTTCAAGTTCCGCGCGCTGCTCGACGCCAACCGGGACGCGATCGCCGAGCTGATCACCGCCGAGCACGGCAAGGTCCACTCGGACGCGCTCGGCGAGGTCGCGCGCGGTCTGGAGATCGTCGACCTGGCCTGCGGGATCACCGTGCAGCTCAAGGGCGAGCTGTCGACCGAGGTGGCCTCCAAGGTCGACGTGGCGTCGATCCGGCAGCCGCTCGGTGTCGTCGCGGGCATCACGCCGTTCAACTTCCCGGCCATGGTGCCGATGTGGATGTTCCCGCTCGCCATCGCGTGCGGCAACACCTTCGTCCTCAAGCCGTCCGAGAAGGACCCGTCGGCCGCCATGAAGCTCGCCGAGCTGCTGGCCGAGGCCGGTCTGCCCGACGGTGTCTTCAACGTCGTGCACGGTGACAAGGTCGCCGTCGACCGTCTCCTGGAGCACCCGGACGTCAAGGCGGTGTCCTTCGTCGGCTCGACGCCGATCGCCCGCTACATCCACACCACCGCCGCCGCGAACCACAAGCGGGTCCAGGCCCTGGGCGGCGCCAAGAACCACATGCTGGTCCTGCCGGACGCCGACCTGGACGCGGCCGCCGACGCCGCCGTCTCCGCCGCGTACGGCTCGGCCGGCGAGCGCTGCATGGCGATCTCCGCGGTCGTGGCGGTCGGCTCCATCGGCGACGAGCTGGTGGCCAAGATCCGCGAGCGCGCCGAGAAGATCAAGATCGGCCCCGGCAACGACCCGGCCTCCGAGATGGGCCCGCTCATCACGGCCGTCCACCGCGACAAGGTGGCGTCGTACGTGAAGGGTGCCGCCGACCAGGGCTCCGAGGTCGTCCTCGACGGCACGGGCTACACGGTCGACGGGTACGAGGACGGCCACTGGATCGGCCTCTCGCTGCTGGACCGCGTGCCGGTGACGGCGGACGCGTACAAGGACGAGATCTTCGGCCCGGTGCTGTGCGTGCTGCGCGTGGACACCTACGACGAGGGTGTGGCGCTGATCAACGCGTCCCCCTTCGGCAACGGCACCGCGATCTTCACCCGGGACGGCGGCGCCGCCCGCCGCTTCCAGCTGGAGATCGAGGCGGGCATGGTCGGCGTGAACGTGCCGATCCCGGTGCCGGTGGGCTACCACTCCTTCGGCGGCTGGAAGGACTCCCTCTTCGGGGACCACCACATCTACGGCAACGACGGTACGCACTTCTATACCCGGGGCAAGGTCGTCACGACCCGCTGGCCGGACCCGTCGGAGGCGCCCTCGGGCGTCGACCTGGGCTTCCCGCGCAACCACTGA
- a CDS encoding APC family permease, with amino-acid sequence MTDTLRPVETAVLDSAPTATGNPKTLKRSIGVVGGTLLTLSCVTPASTLFVVIPDLFGSLGTATALTIAIGSLLCIAVAFCYSELGTLIPSAGGEYAMVSTMAGRLAGWLVFVMSLLVVMIVPPVIAIGTADYLAPLVHLDPAMTGAGVMLLATLAGLLDLRANAWITGIFLVLEVIAAGLVALLGFTHSHRGLGSLTSMQVAGTGGHTDPVTAMLVISGLAIALFATQGFSTAVYLSEELENPRRNVARTVLATLAISTVVILVPVVAITMGASDIKELTGGDISSMVTAWSNSAVGTFVSLCVALAIINAGIVMVIQNSRVLFASARDKAWPEPVNNGLSKLGRFGSPWVATLLVGVPGAALCFVNLDTLYGVTGVAVTAMYLLVAVAALLARRGHHRHTPAWRMPLWPAMPILLIVVLAYVLTQQETVYLVWTGGITAVATLYWAFYLRPRRDTRWLVSIPEDAQA; translated from the coding sequence ATGACCGACACGCTCCGCCCTGTCGAGACCGCCGTCCTGGATTCCGCCCCAACGGCCACAGGGAACCCGAAGACGCTCAAGCGTTCCATCGGCGTCGTCGGCGGCACCCTGCTGACGTTGTCCTGCGTGACCCCGGCCTCGACGCTGTTCGTGGTCATACCCGACCTCTTCGGCTCACTCGGCACCGCGACCGCCCTCACGATCGCGATCGGCTCGCTGCTCTGTATCGCCGTGGCGTTCTGCTATTCGGAGCTGGGCACCCTCATCCCCAGCGCCGGCGGCGAGTACGCCATGGTCTCCACGATGGCCGGACGGCTCGCGGGCTGGCTCGTCTTCGTGATGTCGCTGCTGGTGGTCATGATCGTCCCGCCGGTGATCGCCATCGGCACAGCCGACTACCTCGCCCCGTTGGTGCACCTCGACCCGGCGATGACCGGCGCCGGAGTGATGCTGCTGGCCACCCTCGCCGGACTGCTCGACCTGCGCGCCAACGCCTGGATCACCGGCATCTTCCTGGTCCTCGAAGTCATCGCCGCCGGTCTGGTGGCCCTGCTCGGCTTCACGCACAGCCACCGCGGCCTGGGCAGCCTCACTTCCATGCAGGTCGCCGGTACCGGCGGGCACACCGACCCCGTGACGGCCATGCTCGTCATCTCCGGGCTCGCCATCGCCCTCTTCGCCACCCAGGGCTTCTCGACCGCCGTCTACCTCTCCGAGGAACTGGAGAACCCACGGCGCAACGTCGCCCGCACGGTGCTGGCCACCCTCGCCATCTCCACGGTCGTCATCCTGGTCCCGGTCGTCGCCATCACCATGGGCGCCTCCGACATCAAGGAGCTCACCGGCGGCGACATCAGCAGCATGGTCACGGCCTGGTCCAACTCCGCCGTCGGCACCTTCGTCAGCCTCTGCGTCGCCCTCGCGATCATCAACGCGGGCATCGTCATGGTCATCCAGAACTCGCGCGTCCTGTTCGCCTCGGCCCGTGACAAGGCGTGGCCCGAGCCGGTCAACAACGGCCTGTCCAAGCTCGGCCGGTTCGGTTCCCCCTGGGTCGCCACCCTGCTGGTGGGCGTCCCCGGCGCCGCCCTCTGCTTCGTCAACCTCGACACCCTGTACGGCGTCACGGGCGTGGCGGTGACCGCCATGTACCTGCTCGTCGCGGTCGCCGCCCTGCTCGCCCGGCGCGGCCACCACCGCCACACCCCCGCCTGGCGGATGCCGCTGTGGCCCGCGATGCCGATCCTGCTGATCGTGGTCCTCGCCTACGTCCTCACCCAGCAGGAGACGGTCTACCTGGTGTGGACCGGCGGCATCACCGCCGTCGCCACCCTCTACTGGGCCTTCTACCTGCGGCCGCGCCGCGACACCCGCTGGCTGGTGTCGATCCCGGAGGACGCGCAGGCGTAA
- a CDS encoding GNAT family N-acetyltransferase, with amino-acid sequence MEIRRAATVGELTAAEYLFDRPVRPEWARRFLDTQGHHLFLAYEGEVPVGFVSGVETVHPDKGAEMFLYELAVAEPFRRRGTGRALIGELAALARERGCYGMWVGVDTGNDVALATYRSAGGEDDGTCTVVTWDFG; translated from the coding sequence ATGGAGATCCGCCGCGCCGCCACCGTCGGGGAACTGACCGCCGCCGAGTACCTCTTCGACCGTCCCGTGCGCCCCGAGTGGGCCCGGCGGTTCCTGGACACGCAGGGCCATCACCTGTTCCTGGCCTACGAGGGCGAGGTCCCGGTCGGCTTCGTCAGCGGTGTCGAGACGGTCCATCCCGACAAGGGCGCCGAGATGTTCCTGTACGAGCTGGCGGTGGCCGAGCCGTTCCGGCGGCGCGGCACCGGGCGGGCACTGATCGGCGAACTCGCCGCGCTGGCCCGGGAGCGCGGCTGCTACGGGATGTGGGTGGGGGTGGACACCGGGAACGACGTCGCCCTCGCCACGTACCGCAGCGCGGGTGGCGAGGACGACGGGACGTGCACGGTGGTGACGTGGGACTTCGGCTGA
- a CDS encoding alpha/beta fold hydrolase encodes MDLRLPRPRGPRRGQLPARTTARARGRWAAAAAALVLLAGAGTWTAVASDDAPAVHRADRVMTMGGGVRIDTSYFTAGPSTVRRPAVLLAHGFGGSKADVRDEAQKLARDGYAVLTWSARGFGRSTGKIGLNDPKGEVADVSRLIDWLARRPEVRLDSGGDPRVGVAGASYGGAISLLAAADDPRVDAIAPSITYWNLADALFPNGVFKKLWAGIFINSGGGCARFEPELCAMYNRVAESGKPDAAAVKLLQERSPSAVGDRIKVPTLITQGQSDSLFPLGQADAMARAIKANGAPVDVDWISGGHDGGDMETERVTSRVDSWFDRYLKDDKGADTGPAFRVTRTGGVDSTDGAALLRGASAATYPGLDSGRHALPLTGREQSFQNPAGASPPAISALPGLGGAGGLAQLSTLGVGISLDFPGQYARFESAPLHADLAVTGSPTVTVHVRSSSGEAVLFGKVYDVGPGGTQQVLPSQLVTPVRVEGAKSGKDVSLTLPAIDHEVRKGHRLRLVLASTDLGYASPAAPATYTVSLGSDLRVPTAPGVTTAATPLPAWVWWLPLAGALAALALLVTGRRRTAAPAPDPGLADVPLQITGLSKRYAKSADRYAVRELSFRVEKGQVLGLLGPNGAGKTTTLRMLMGLITPDDGEIHVFGHAIRPGAPVLSRVGAFVEGAGFLPHLSGRENLELYWLATGRPPEDAHLEEALEIAGLGDALARAVRTYSQGMRQRLAIAQAMLGLPDLLILDEPTNGLDPPQIREMREVMIRYAAAGRTVIVSSHLLAEVEQTCTHLVVMDRGRLVQAGPVSEIIGSGDTLLIGTGSPVDEPVVEKVGALPGVVSAVATEDGLLVRLDDGGSAQRLVVELVRLEVPVASVGPHRRLEDAFLTLIGGSA; translated from the coding sequence ATGGATCTTCGACTGCCCCGGCCGCGCGGGCCGCGCCGGGGGCAACTCCCCGCTCGCACGACGGCGCGAGCCCGCGGGAGATGGGCGGCCGCCGCCGCGGCCCTCGTGCTGCTCGCCGGCGCGGGCACCTGGACGGCCGTCGCCTCCGACGACGCGCCCGCCGTGCACCGCGCCGACCGCGTCATGACCATGGGCGGCGGAGTGCGGATCGACACCTCGTACTTCACCGCCGGCCCCTCCACCGTGCGCCGCCCCGCCGTCCTCCTCGCGCACGGCTTCGGCGGCAGCAAGGCGGACGTACGCGACGAGGCGCAGAAGCTCGCCCGCGACGGATACGCCGTACTGACCTGGTCCGCGCGCGGCTTCGGCAGGTCCACCGGAAAGATCGGGCTGAACGACCCCAAGGGCGAGGTCGCCGACGTCTCCCGGCTCATCGACTGGCTCGCCCGGCGCCCCGAGGTCCGGCTCGACAGCGGCGGCGACCCCCGCGTCGGCGTGGCGGGCGCCTCGTACGGCGGGGCGATCTCCCTGCTGGCCGCCGCCGACGACCCGCGTGTCGACGCCATCGCCCCCTCGATCACCTACTGGAACCTCGCGGACGCCCTGTTCCCGAACGGCGTGTTCAAGAAGCTCTGGGCGGGGATCTTCATCAACTCCGGCGGCGGCTGCGCGCGGTTCGAGCCCGAACTGTGCGCGATGTACAACCGGGTCGCGGAGTCCGGGAAGCCGGACGCGGCGGCGGTGAAGCTGCTCCAGGAGCGCAGCCCCTCGGCCGTCGGCGACCGCATCAAGGTCCCCACCCTCATCACCCAGGGCCAGTCCGACTCCCTCTTCCCGCTCGGCCAGGCCGACGCGATGGCCAGGGCGATCAAGGCCAACGGCGCACCCGTGGACGTCGACTGGATCTCCGGCGGGCACGACGGCGGCGACATGGAGACCGAACGCGTCACCTCCCGCGTCGACTCCTGGTTCGACCGCTACCTGAAGGACGACAAGGGCGCCGACACCGGACCGGCCTTCCGCGTCACCCGCACCGGAGGCGTCGACTCCACCGACGGCGCCGCCCTGCTGCGCGGCGCGAGCGCCGCCACCTACCCGGGCCTGGACAGCGGCCGGCACGCCCTCCCGCTCACCGGCCGCGAACAGAGCTTCCAGAACCCGGCGGGCGCCAGTCCGCCCGCCATCTCGGCCCTGCCGGGACTCGGCGGCGCGGGCGGCCTCGCCCAGCTCTCCACCCTCGGCGTCGGGATCTCCCTCGACTTCCCCGGCCAGTACGCCCGCTTCGAGTCCGCGCCGCTCCACGCCGACCTGGCGGTCACCGGCTCGCCGACCGTGACCGTGCACGTCCGGTCGAGCAGCGGCGAAGCCGTCCTCTTCGGGAAGGTGTACGACGTCGGCCCCGGCGGCACCCAGCAGGTGCTGCCGTCGCAGCTCGTCACCCCGGTCCGTGTCGAGGGCGCGAAGAGCGGCAAGGACGTGTCCCTCACGCTCCCCGCCATCGACCACGAGGTCCGGAAGGGCCACCGGCTGCGCCTGGTCCTCGCCTCGACCGACCTCGGCTACGCCTCCCCGGCGGCCCCGGCGACGTACACGGTGTCCCTCGGGAGCGACCTCCGGGTGCCCACGGCCCCCGGCGTGACGACCGCCGCCACGCCGCTGCCCGCCTGGGTGTGGTGGCTGCCGCTCGCCGGCGCGCTCGCCGCCCTGGCCCTGCTCGTGACCGGCCGCCGCCGCACCGCGGCCCCGGCCCCCGACCCCGGGCTGGCCGACGTCCCGCTCCAGATCACCGGCCTGAGCAAGCGCTACGCCAAGTCCGCCGACCGGTACGCGGTGCGCGAGCTGTCGTTCCGCGTGGAGAAGGGCCAGGTCCTCGGCCTGCTCGGGCCGAACGGCGCGGGCAAGACGACCACCCTGCGCATGCTCATGGGCCTCATCACGCCGGACGACGGCGAGATCCACGTCTTCGGGCACGCGATCCGGCCCGGTGCGCCGGTCCTGTCCCGGGTCGGCGCGTTCGTCGAGGGCGCGGGCTTCCTCCCGCACCTCTCCGGCCGCGAGAACCTGGAGCTGTACTGGCTGGCCACCGGACGTCCCCCCGAGGACGCCCACCTGGAAGAGGCCCTGGAGATCGCCGGACTCGGTGACGCGCTGGCCCGCGCGGTACGCACCTACTCCCAGGGCATGCGCCAGCGCCTGGCCATCGCCCAGGCCATGCTCGGCCTCCCGGACCTGCTGATCCTGGACGAACCGACCAACGGCCTCGACCCGCCACAGATCCGGGAGATGCGCGAGGTGATGATCCGGTACGCCGCCGCCGGCCGCACGGTCATCGTCTCCAGCCATCTCCTCGCCGAGGTCGAGCAGACCTGCACCCACCTCGTGGTCATGGACCGCGGCCGGCTCGTCCAGGCGGGCCCGGTGTCCGAGATCATCGGTTCCGGCGACACCCTGCTCATCGGCACCGGGTCACCCGTCGACGAGCCGGTCGTCGAGAAGGTGGGCGCCCTGCCGGGTGTGGTCTCGGCCGTCGCGACCGAGGACGGACTGCTGGTCCGCCTCGACGACGGCGGCAGCGCACAGCGCCTGGTCGTGGAGCTCGTCCGCCTCGAAGTACCGGTCGCGTCGGTGGGACCCCACCGCCGCCTGGAAGACGCGTTCCTCACCCTGATCGGAGGTTCCGCATGA
- a CDS encoding ABC transporter permease codes for MSTLLERTETADGYRARRTLPLRVELVRQLKRRRTLVMGAVLAALPFVLLVAFTIGGRPGERNGRITLLDTATASGANFAAVNLFVSAGFLLVIPVALFCGDTVASEAGWSSLRYLLAAPVPRARLLWSKLTVALGLSLAAMLLLPVVALAVGTAAYGWGPLEIPTGGALSAGTAAQRLLVVIAYIFVSQLVTAGLAFWLSTKTDAPLGAVGGAVGLTIVGNVLDAVTALGHWRDFLPAHWQFAWADAVQPTLEWKGMIQGSAVSVTYALVLFALAFRGFRHKDIVS; via the coding sequence ATGAGCACGCTCCTGGAGCGGACCGAGACGGCGGACGGGTACCGGGCGCGCCGCACCCTGCCGCTGCGCGTCGAACTCGTCCGCCAGCTCAAGCGCCGCCGCACCCTGGTGATGGGGGCGGTCCTCGCGGCCCTGCCCTTCGTCCTGCTCGTCGCGTTCACGATCGGCGGCCGGCCCGGCGAGCGCAACGGCCGGATCACCCTGCTGGACACGGCCACCGCGTCGGGCGCCAACTTCGCCGCGGTGAACCTGTTCGTGTCGGCGGGCTTCCTCCTGGTGATCCCGGTCGCGCTGTTCTGCGGCGACACCGTGGCCTCCGAGGCCGGCTGGTCCTCCCTGCGCTACCTGCTGGCGGCCCCCGTGCCCAGAGCCCGGCTGCTGTGGTCCAAGCTCACCGTCGCGCTCGGACTCAGCCTCGCGGCGATGCTCCTGCTGCCGGTCGTCGCGCTGGCCGTGGGCACCGCCGCCTACGGCTGGGGCCCGTTGGAGATCCCCACCGGCGGCGCGCTCTCCGCCGGTACCGCCGCCCAGCGGCTGCTCGTGGTGATCGCGTACATCTTCGTGTCCCAACTGGTCACCGCGGGGCTCGCGTTCTGGCTGTCGACGAAGACGGACGCCCCCCTCGGCGCGGTCGGCGGCGCGGTCGGCCTGACCATCGTGGGCAACGTCCTGGACGCGGTCACGGCCCTCGGCCACTGGCGCGACTTCCTGCCCGCGCACTGGCAGTTCGCCTGGGCCGACGCCGTCCAGCCGACCCTGGAGTGGAAGGGAATGATCCAGGGGTCGGCCGTTTCGGTGACGTACGCGCTCGTCCTGTTCGCCCTGGCCTTCCGCGGCTTCCGGCACAAGGACATCGTGTCGTAG
- a CDS encoding vWA domain-containing protein: MNHIRTAVDAGRGRPRGGARTATRRRFGGSLLALGVAGAVLLTGCGAGGGNNSSNGADKSGGRNLPLPAPVQPTGGTARGDQQGEQSDAPDAGPSPDYLSTFALDVDTASYGYARRTLAGGRVPDPGTIRPEEFVNSFRQDYRRPEGNGFTVTVDGARTDDGRWSLLRVGLATRTGESESERPPAALTFVIDISGSMSEPGRLDLARESLDVMTDRLRDDDSVALVTFSDEARTVLPMTRLGDHRGRVHQAIDSLEPTDSTNLGAGVKTGYATAVEGLRKGATNRVVLISDGLANTGDTDADSILEQISSARREHGITLFGVGVGSDYGDALMERLADKGDGHTTYVSSRDDALTVFCDQLPRNIDLTARDAKAQVAFDPETVEQFRLIGYDDRKVADKDFRNDQVDGGEVGPGHTVTALYAVRTRPGASGHLATATVRWLDPDSRAPHEASGSLETGALRSGIWAASRSFQVTAVAAYFADALRSGDARWSSLPGALPLRQLASHARALATDTEDRDVASLATAIRQADDLDICSGDCPK, encoded by the coding sequence ATGAACCACATACGGACGGCGGTCGACGCGGGCCGAGGCCGCCCACGCGGCGGCGCGCGGACGGCGACCCGCAGAAGGTTCGGCGGCTCGCTGCTCGCCCTGGGAGTGGCGGGCGCGGTGCTGCTCACGGGATGCGGCGCGGGCGGCGGCAACAACTCCTCGAACGGCGCGGACAAGTCCGGGGGCCGCAACCTCCCGCTGCCCGCGCCCGTCCAGCCGACGGGCGGCACAGCCAGGGGCGACCAGCAGGGCGAGCAGTCGGACGCCCCCGATGCCGGGCCGTCGCCCGACTACCTCTCCACCTTCGCCCTCGACGTCGACACCGCGTCGTACGGCTACGCCCGCCGCACCCTCGCGGGTGGCCGCGTCCCCGACCCCGGGACGATCCGCCCGGAGGAGTTCGTCAACAGCTTCCGCCAGGACTACCGGCGCCCGGAGGGCAACGGCTTCACGGTCACCGTCGACGGCGCCCGCACCGACGACGGACGCTGGTCCCTCCTGCGGGTCGGCCTCGCCACCCGGACCGGCGAGAGCGAGAGCGAACGTCCGCCCGCCGCCCTGACCTTCGTCATCGACATCTCGGGTTCCATGTCCGAGCCGGGCCGTCTCGACCTGGCCCGGGAGTCCCTCGACGTGATGACGGACCGGCTGCGCGACGACGACTCGGTCGCCCTGGTCACCTTCAGCGACGAGGCCAGGACCGTGCTGCCGATGACCCGGCTCGGGGACCACCGCGGCCGCGTTCACCAGGCGATCGACAGTCTGGAGCCGACCGACTCGACCAACCTCGGCGCGGGCGTGAAGACCGGGTACGCGACCGCCGTCGAGGGCTTGCGCAAAGGGGCCACCAACCGGGTCGTCCTGATCTCCGACGGCCTCGCCAACACCGGTGACACGGACGCGGACAGCATCCTCGAACAGATCTCCTCCGCCCGCCGCGAGCACGGCATCACGCTCTTCGGCGTCGGCGTCGGCAGCGACTACGGTGACGCCCTCATGGAGCGCCTCGCCGACAAGGGCGACGGCCACACGACGTACGTCTCCAGCCGCGACGACGCCCTCACCGTCTTCTGCGACCAGCTTCCGCGGAACATCGACCTCACGGCCCGCGACGCCAAGGCGCAGGTCGCCTTCGACCCCGAGACCGTCGAACAGTTCCGGCTGATCGGCTACGACGACCGCAAGGTCGCCGACAAGGACTTCCGCAACGACCAGGTGGACGGCGGCGAGGTGGGTCCAGGACACACCGTCACCGCGCTCTACGCCGTCCGTACCCGCCCCGGCGCCTCCGGTCATCTGGCCACCGCGACGGTCCGCTGGCTCGACCCCGACTCCCGCGCCCCGCACGAGGCGTCGGGCAGCCTGGAGACCGGCGCGCTGAGGTCCGGAATCTGGGCCGCGTCCCGCTCCTTCCAGGTCACCGCCGTGGCCGCCTACTTCGCCGACGCCCTGCGCTCGGGCGACGCCCGCTGGAGCTCGCTGCCCGGTGCGCTCCCGCTCCGTCAACTCGCCTCGCACGCCCGCGCTCTGGCGACGGACACCGAGGACAGGGATGTCGCGTCCCTGGCCACCGCCATCCGCCAGGCCGACGACCTGGACATCTGCTCAGGCGACTGCCCGAAGTAG